One genomic segment of Gemmatimonas aurantiaca includes these proteins:
- a CDS encoding SulP family inorganic anion transporter, with translation MGTSSHASINGPAPGGLFATWRDDVPASVVVFLVALPLCLGVALASGAPLLSGVVAGVVGGIVVGAVSGSQLMVSGPAAGLTAIVITGIAQVGGFAAFLPAVVLGGALQIGLGAARAGVIGYYFPSSVIKGMLAAIGLTLILKQIPHAVGYDADAEGDFSFVGSSGENTFGAIGSALQHVQPGAITAALLGVLLMVIWPRTPLAKVKLFPAPLAAVVLSVGLNELLLVMAPAFAIRDTHLVTLPTDGASAVWGQLTRPDWSALANQQVWMLALTIGIVASLESLLSLEATNKLDPEKRDAPANKELFAQGLGNMLSGLLGGLPVTGVIVRSSANVDAGARSRLSAILHGILLIIAVLLLASLLNRIPLAALAAVLLVTGFKLTTPALWKSAWRLGWSHFIPFAITIVAILFTDLLRGIGVGLVVGIAFIIAEHMRRPGLTKVSPPDAILTRYVLPDQVTFLSKASIARELESLPDGCRVEIDGRKTARYDYDALEALLEFRETARSRNIDYRLVGVPEVGLTPAH, from the coding sequence TTGGGGACGTCCTCGCACGCGTCGATCAACGGCCCCGCTCCCGGCGGGCTGTTTGCGACGTGGCGTGATGACGTGCCCGCCTCGGTCGTGGTCTTCCTCGTTGCGCTTCCCCTCTGCCTCGGCGTGGCTCTCGCGTCGGGTGCGCCCCTGCTCTCGGGTGTCGTTGCCGGCGTCGTCGGCGGCATCGTCGTCGGAGCGGTCTCCGGCTCGCAGCTCATGGTCAGCGGCCCCGCCGCGGGCCTCACCGCCATCGTCATCACCGGTATCGCACAGGTGGGAGGGTTTGCCGCCTTCCTCCCGGCGGTCGTTCTGGGGGGCGCCCTCCAGATCGGACTCGGTGCCGCGAGGGCCGGCGTCATCGGCTACTACTTCCCGTCGTCAGTCATCAAAGGGATGCTGGCGGCGATCGGTCTCACACTCATCCTCAAACAGATCCCCCACGCAGTCGGGTACGACGCCGACGCCGAGGGGGATTTTTCGTTCGTGGGATCGAGCGGGGAAAACACCTTCGGCGCCATCGGCAGCGCCCTGCAGCATGTGCAGCCCGGTGCGATCACCGCGGCGCTGCTGGGCGTGTTGCTCATGGTCATCTGGCCGCGCACGCCGCTGGCCAAGGTGAAGCTGTTTCCGGCGCCGCTCGCCGCCGTCGTGCTGAGTGTCGGCCTCAACGAGCTGCTGCTCGTCATGGCGCCGGCGTTCGCCATCCGCGACACGCATCTCGTCACCCTGCCCACCGATGGCGCGAGTGCGGTGTGGGGGCAGTTGACCCGCCCCGACTGGTCGGCGCTCGCCAATCAGCAGGTGTGGATGCTCGCCCTCACGATCGGTATCGTGGCCAGTCTCGAGTCGCTGCTCAGTCTCGAAGCCACCAACAAGCTCGATCCCGAAAAGCGGGATGCCCCCGCGAACAAGGAGCTCTTCGCGCAGGGACTGGGCAACATGCTCTCCGGTCTGCTGGGCGGTCTGCCCGTCACCGGCGTGATCGTGCGTTCTTCGGCCAACGTGGATGCCGGCGCGCGTTCGCGGCTCTCGGCCATTCTGCACGGCATTCTGCTGATCATCGCGGTGCTGCTGCTGGCGAGTCTCCTCAATCGCATTCCGCTGGCCGCCCTGGCGGCCGTGCTGCTGGTGACGGGCTTCAAGCTCACCACGCCGGCGTTGTGGAAGTCGGCCTGGCGTCTGGGCTGGTCGCACTTCATTCCGTTCGCCATCACCATCGTGGCCATTCTCTTCACCGATCTGCTCCGGGGCATCGGGGTGGGACTGGTGGTGGGCATCGCCTTCATCATCGCGGAACACATGCGTCGTCCCGGTCTCACGAAGGTGAGTCCGCCGGACGCGATTCTCACGCGGTACGTGCTCCCCGATCAGGTGACGTTCCTCAGCAAGGCCAGCATCGCGCGTGAACTCGAATCCCTGCCCGATGGTTGCCGCGTGGAAATCGACGGACGCAAGACGGCCCGCTACGACTACGACGCACTCGAAGCGCTGCTGGAGTTCCGTGAAACCGCGCGTTCGCGCAACATCGACTACCGGCTCGTGGGCGTTCCCGAAGTCGGTCTGACACCCGCTCACTGA